A section of the Streptomyces sp. Je 1-369 genome encodes:
- a CDS encoding DeoR/GlpR family DNA-binding transcription regulator, whose protein sequence is MYAPERQQEILRLARDGGRVDVLSLAEEFQVTAETIRRDLKALDRAGLVRRVHGGAIPAGRLDFEPDLAEREGTAADEKDRIARAALTELPAEGSVILDAGSTVARLAASLPLESTLTVVTHGLPTAARLADHPGVQLHLIGGRVRQRTRAAVDAWALRAYGEIRADVLFLAANGFSAEAGLTTPDLAEAAVKRAAIAAARRVVLLADSAKHGQEHFARFGDLADVDLLITDTGLTDDDAATIERGGTEVVRA, encoded by the coding sequence ATGTACGCACCGGAGCGGCAGCAGGAGATCCTGCGGCTCGCGCGCGACGGCGGCCGCGTCGACGTGCTGTCGCTGGCCGAGGAGTTCCAGGTCACGGCGGAGACCATCCGGCGCGACCTGAAGGCCCTCGACCGGGCCGGACTCGTACGCCGCGTGCACGGCGGTGCCATACCGGCCGGACGCCTCGACTTCGAGCCGGACCTCGCCGAGCGCGAGGGCACCGCCGCCGACGAGAAGGACCGCATCGCCCGCGCCGCGCTCACCGAACTGCCCGCCGAGGGCAGCGTCATCCTCGACGCAGGGTCGACCGTCGCGCGGCTCGCGGCGTCGCTCCCGCTGGAGTCGACGCTCACCGTCGTCACGCACGGGCTGCCCACGGCCGCCCGCCTCGCCGACCACCCCGGCGTCCAGCTCCACCTCATCGGCGGCCGGGTCAGGCAGCGCACGCGCGCGGCCGTCGACGCGTGGGCCCTGCGGGCGTACGGCGAGATCCGCGCCGACGTCCTCTTCCTCGCCGCCAACGGCTTCTCCGCCGAGGCCGGGCTCACCACCCCCGACCTCGCCGAGGCAGCTGTGAAGCGGGCGGCGATCGCGGCGGCCCGCCGGGTCGTGCTGCTCGCGGACTCCGCCAAGCACGGCCAGGAGCACTTCGCGCGCTTCGGCGACCTGGCCGACGTGGACCTTCTGATCACCGACACCGGCCTGACCGACGACGACGCCGCGACGATCGAGCGCGGCGGCACGGAAGTAGTACGCGCATGA
- a CDS encoding MFS transporter: protein MTSPSTTSAPGTQAAAGDRRRWFALAIVMTAAFMDLVDVTIVNIAIPSIQRDAGASFSQIQWITAGYSLAFAAGLVTGGRLGDIHGRKRIFLIGITGFTIASALCGFAANPEMLVASRILQGGMAALMVPQVLSIVHATFPAHERGKVFGLFGMIVGLGAVSGPLLGALLTEWNILGLEWRPIFLINLPVGIVGIILGRKFISESKAPRALKLDLVGVVLVTAGLLMLLYPLTRGRELSWPTWGYVMMAGSFVVFGALIAYEKRKAAKDGSPLVELSLFKVKSFAAGIAVQTVFGVTLGIFFLVWTLYMQIGLGWTALRAGLTGVPFSIAVSAAAGISVQKLVPRFGRKVLQTGALAMAAGVLIYIWEAGRYGTDIAPWQMALPLVVMGIGMGLIVAPLTDAVLSDVPQEHAGSASGLINTVQQMGTALGLGLVSVVFFGVIDEHVRPDRLPAEFVDGFQNALWWVAGVLAVIFLVMFALPAKPKQHIEAGGGDEDVADATTLEKEPALTQ from the coding sequence ATGACTTCACCCAGCACCACCTCCGCTCCCGGGACGCAGGCGGCCGCCGGCGACCGGCGGCGTTGGTTCGCCCTGGCCATCGTGATGACCGCCGCCTTCATGGACCTCGTCGACGTCACGATCGTCAACATCGCCATCCCGTCCATCCAGCGCGATGCGGGCGCCTCGTTCAGCCAGATCCAGTGGATCACCGCGGGGTATTCGCTCGCCTTCGCCGCGGGCCTCGTCACCGGCGGGCGGCTCGGCGACATCCACGGCCGCAAGCGGATCTTCCTCATAGGCATCACCGGGTTCACCATCGCCTCCGCGCTCTGCGGTTTCGCGGCGAACCCGGAGATGCTGGTCGCGTCGCGCATCCTCCAGGGAGGCATGGCCGCGCTGATGGTGCCGCAGGTGCTGTCCATCGTGCACGCGACCTTCCCGGCCCACGAGCGCGGCAAGGTCTTCGGCCTCTTCGGCATGATCGTCGGGCTCGGCGCGGTCTCCGGGCCGCTGCTCGGCGCGCTGCTCACCGAGTGGAACATCCTCGGCCTCGAATGGCGTCCGATCTTCCTCATCAACCTGCCGGTCGGCATCGTCGGCATCATCCTCGGCCGGAAGTTCATCAGCGAGTCCAAGGCGCCGCGCGCCCTCAAGCTGGACCTCGTCGGCGTCGTCCTGGTCACCGCGGGTCTGCTGATGCTGCTCTACCCGCTCACCCGCGGGCGCGAGCTGTCCTGGCCCACATGGGGCTACGTGATGATGGCCGGGTCCTTCGTCGTCTTCGGCGCACTCATCGCGTACGAGAAGAGGAAGGCCGCGAAGGACGGCTCGCCGCTCGTCGAGCTGTCGCTGTTCAAGGTGAAGAGCTTCGCCGCGGGCATCGCGGTGCAGACGGTCTTCGGTGTCACGCTGGGCATCTTCTTCCTGGTCTGGACGCTCTACATGCAGATCGGCCTCGGCTGGACCGCGCTGCGCGCCGGTCTGACGGGCGTGCCGTTCTCGATCGCCGTCTCGGCGGCGGCCGGTATCTCCGTGCAGAAGCTCGTGCCCCGCTTCGGCCGCAAGGTGCTGCAGACCGGCGCCCTCGCGATGGCCGCGGGCGTCCTGATCTACATCTGGGAGGCCGGGCGGTACGGGACCGACATCGCGCCCTGGCAGATGGCGCTCCCGCTGGTCGTGATGGGCATCGGCATGGGCCTCATCGTGGCCCCGCTGACGGACGCAGTCCTCTCGGACGTCCCGCAGGAGCACGCGGGTTCGGCCTCCGGGCTCATCAACACCGTGCAGCAGATGGGCACGGCGCTCGGCCTCGGCCTCGTGTCGGTCGTCTTCTTCGGAGTCATCGACGAGCACGTCCGGCCGGACCGGCTCCCGGCGGAGTTCGTGGACGGGTTCCAGAACGCGCTGTGGTGGGTGGCGGGCGTGCTCGCCGTCATCTTCCTGGTGATGTTCGCCCTGCCGGCGAAGCCGAAGCAGCACATCGAGGCCGGTGGCGGGGACGAGGACGTGGCAGACGCGACCACCCTGGAGAAGGAGCCTGCGCTGACGCAGTGA
- a CDS encoding extracellular solute-binding protein — translation MRRRRFLLHTAGLTGATTLGATALGATALGATALGAAGLSACSAETDTSLKLLVASYDKSVGSSIGDQWGSLIGAFKKAHPGIDVDLERVPFAKLDQTLARRVRDGDAPDIAQSNLFAPYADDGKLYGASDLFDVRTEGDFIRSYAEAGMVDRVQYGLPFLASTPRLFYNKALFKQARVKAPRSWAELRDAAVALQGIGVPTPYGLQLGPEAAEDEVLAWLLADGGGYAGLTGYDFANPSNIDTLTWLRDNLVTRGLAGADPKSLTRTDAYAQFLRGKIGMLIAHPVLMGAADQAKFPYAHAPFPQKLGGAAPPVGLNDWLMAFKQNGRREQCGTFLSYLYGRKSALAYGGSQSALPVTSSASDALRKDPKQRPMWDFIDQMPQAQFQPTNLGSWPEVRSAVRRHVGEAVVKGGSPKEVLEALDAAAAQAEL, via the coding sequence GTGCGTCGTCGGCGGTTCCTTCTCCACACGGCCGGTCTCACCGGCGCCACCACTCTCGGCGCCACCGCGCTCGGCGCCACCGCGCTCGGCGCCACCGCGCTCGGCGCCGCCGGCCTCAGCGCCTGTTCCGCGGAGACCGACACCTCGCTCAAGCTCCTCGTGGCCAGCTACGACAAGAGCGTGGGCTCCTCCATCGGCGACCAGTGGGGCAGCCTCATCGGCGCCTTCAAGAAGGCCCACCCCGGCATCGACGTCGACCTCGAACGCGTCCCCTTCGCCAAGCTCGACCAGACCCTGGCCCGGCGCGTGCGGGACGGTGACGCCCCCGACATCGCCCAGTCGAACCTCTTCGCGCCCTACGCCGATGACGGCAAGCTGTACGGCGCGTCCGACCTCTTCGACGTGCGTACCGAGGGCGACTTCATCCGCTCCTACGCCGAGGCGGGCATGGTCGACCGCGTCCAGTACGGGCTGCCCTTCCTGGCCAGCACCCCGCGGCTCTTCTACAACAAGGCGCTGTTCAAGCAGGCCCGCGTCAAGGCGCCCCGCTCCTGGGCCGAACTGCGCGACGCGGCCGTGGCGTTGCAGGGGATCGGCGTGCCCACCCCGTACGGGCTTCAACTCGGCCCCGAGGCCGCCGAGGACGAGGTGCTGGCCTGGCTGCTCGCGGACGGCGGCGGCTACGCGGGCCTCACCGGCTACGACTTCGCCAACCCCAGCAACATCGACACCCTCACCTGGCTGCGCGACAACCTCGTCACGCGCGGCCTCGCGGGCGCCGATCCGAAGTCGCTGACGAGGACGGACGCGTACGCCCAGTTCCTGCGCGGCAAGATCGGCATGCTGATCGCGCACCCGGTCCTGATGGGCGCCGCCGACCAGGCCAAGTTCCCCTACGCGCACGCCCCGTTCCCCCAGAAGCTGGGCGGCGCCGCGCCGCCCGTGGGGCTCAACGACTGGCTGATGGCGTTCAAGCAGAACGGGCGGCGCGAGCAGTGCGGCACGTTCCTGAGCTACCTGTACGGGCGCAAGTCCGCCCTCGCGTACGGCGGGAGCCAGTCCGCCCTGCCCGTGACGAGCTCCGCGTCCGACGCCCTGCGCAAGGACCCGAAGCAGCGCCCTATGTGGGACTTCATCGACCAGATGCCGCAGGCGCAGTTCCAGCCGACGAACCTCGGGTCGTGGCCCGAGGTGCGGAGCGCGGTACGGCGGCACGTCGGCGAGGCGGTGGTGAAGGGCGGCAGCCCCAAGGAGGTTCTGGAGGCGCTGGACGCGGCGGCGGCCCAGGCGGAGCTCTGA
- a CDS encoding TetR/AcrR family transcriptional regulator, protein MPDMPPVSLTERRKNETRLDIARTAAALFVADGLRATRAEDIARAAGVAPRTFYRYFPTKEESVAPLFAAGAQQWAEAVRGAPAELSVPDALRHAVREALGADTAGAVESLGWVRSLLRMSVESPALRAVWADACHASEQVLLAVLGERAVLGERAVLGERTVLGERADAAHSLDLRLAAAVASAAVRVGVESWAAEDAPEGSGTAAGAGPAALAERCLAALDTFPWP, encoded by the coding sequence ATGCCTGACATGCCTCCCGTTTCGCTCACGGAGCGACGCAAGAACGAGACCCGCCTGGACATCGCCCGTACCGCGGCGGCGCTCTTCGTGGCGGACGGGCTGCGGGCCACCCGCGCCGAGGACATCGCGCGGGCGGCGGGCGTCGCGCCGCGCACGTTCTACCGCTACTTCCCGACCAAGGAGGAGTCCGTCGCGCCGCTCTTCGCGGCGGGCGCGCAGCAGTGGGCGGAGGCGGTACGCGGGGCCCCGGCGGAGCTGTCGGTTCCGGACGCGCTGCGGCATGCGGTCAGGGAGGCGCTCGGGGCCGACACCGCCGGGGCGGTGGAGTCCCTGGGCTGGGTGCGGTCGTTGCTGCGCATGTCGGTGGAGAGTCCGGCGCTGCGGGCGGTGTGGGCGGACGCGTGCCATGCGTCGGAGCAGGTGTTGCTGGCGGTGCTGGGGGAGCGGGCGGTACTCGGGGAGCGGGCGGTGCTGGGGGAGCGCACGGTGCTGGGGGAGCGCGCGGATGCCGCGCACTCCCTCGACCTGCGGCTCGCGGCGGCGGTGGCGAGCGCGGCGGTGCGGGTGGGGGTGGAGAGCTGGGCGGCGGAGGACGCCCCCGAGGGGAGCGGTACGGCCGCGGGTGCGGGTCCGGCCGCGCTCGCGGAGCGCTGCCTGGCGGCGCTGGACACGTTTCCCTGGCCGTAG
- a CDS encoding helix-turn-helix transcriptional regulator → MTTDADGTTGTATGRDVGAGAGARSSAGADTPARLFQLLSLLQTPREWPGAELSERLGVSRRTVRRDIDRLRDLGYPVRASQGAAGGYRLVAGKAMPPLVLDDEEAVAIAVGLRAGAGHAVEGVEEASVRALAKLEQVLPGRLRHRVSALQIATTPLTSGDGASIAPETLTVMASAAAGHERLRFAYRAGDGTESRRLTEPYRLVSTGRRWYLVAYDIDREDWRTFRVDRVSEPFATGARFVPRELPRGDAATFIRESMWRGGQRSYELDVTFAAPAAFVTARLPSALGPVQPVDEQSCRLRCESSDSVEWLAVRLAVLDCEFRVRGPQELVECVGEMGARLNRSVS, encoded by the coding sequence ATGACGACGGATGCGGACGGCACGACGGGGACGGCGACGGGCAGGGACGTAGGCGCGGGCGCGGGCGCCCGCTCAAGCGCAGGTGCCGACACCCCCGCCCGGCTCTTTCAGCTTCTCTCTCTCCTTCAGACGCCCCGCGAGTGGCCGGGTGCCGAGCTTTCCGAGCGGCTCGGGGTCAGCAGGCGCACCGTGCGGCGCGACATCGACCGGCTGCGGGACCTCGGCTATCCGGTGCGGGCCAGCCAGGGAGCGGCCGGCGGCTACCGTCTGGTCGCGGGCAAGGCCATGCCGCCGCTGGTCCTCGACGACGAGGAGGCCGTGGCCATCGCGGTCGGGCTGCGGGCCGGGGCGGGGCACGCGGTGGAGGGCGTGGAAGAGGCGTCGGTGCGGGCGCTCGCCAAGCTGGAGCAGGTGCTTCCGGGGCGGCTGCGGCACCGGGTATCCGCGTTGCAGATCGCGACGACGCCGCTGACCAGCGGGGACGGGGCGAGCATCGCGCCGGAGACGCTGACGGTGATGGCGTCGGCCGCGGCCGGGCACGAGCGGCTGCGGTTCGCCTACCGCGCGGGGGACGGCACGGAGTCCCGACGGCTCACGGAGCCGTACCGGCTGGTGTCGACGGGGCGCCGCTGGTACCTCGTGGCGTACGACATCGACCGCGAGGACTGGCGGACCTTCCGGGTGGACCGGGTGTCCGAGCCGTTCGCGACGGGCGCGCGGTTCGTACCGCGGGAGCTGCCCCGCGGGGACGCGGCGACGTTCATCCGCGAGTCGATGTGGCGCGGGGGTCAGCGCTCGTACGAACTCGACGTCACGTTCGCGGCACCCGCGGCGTTCGTCACCGCGAGGCTGCCCTCGGCGCTGGGTCCCGTGCAGCCCGTGGACGAGCAGAGCTGCCGTCTGCGCTGCGAGAGCTCGGACTCCGTCGAGTGGCTCGCGGTGCGCCTGGCGGTCTTGGACTGCGAGTTCAGGGTGCGGGGTCCGCAGGAGCTGGTGGAGTGCGTGGGGGAGATGGGGGCGCGCCTGAACCGGTCGGTCAGCTGA
- the pfkB gene encoding 1-phosphofructokinase produces MILTVTPNPSLDRTYEVPALDRGEVVRATGERVDPGGKGVNVSRAVAAAGVRTVAVLPLGGAPGALVARLLDEQGIEAAPVTVAGQTRSNIAVAEPDGTLTKINAPGPELSDAERELLLATVGERSQGADWIACCGSLPRGLKPSWYADLVARAHAAGARIALDTSGPALLAALAERPDVVKPNVEELAEAVGRPLATVGDAVEAAEELRKAGAHAVLASLGADGQLLVDASGTYFASAPVAAVRSNVGAGDSSLAGFLIAGGSGPRALASAVAHGAAAAQLPGSAMPTPADLVPDAVTVTAEVPLTRPLTEPAP; encoded by the coding sequence ATGATCCTCACCGTCACCCCCAACCCCTCCCTCGACCGCACCTACGAGGTGCCCGCGCTCGACCGCGGCGAAGTCGTCCGCGCCACCGGCGAGCGCGTGGACCCCGGCGGCAAGGGCGTCAACGTCTCGCGGGCCGTCGCGGCGGCGGGCGTGCGGACCGTCGCCGTACTGCCGCTCGGCGGAGCACCCGGCGCGCTCGTCGCCCGACTCCTCGACGAGCAGGGCATCGAGGCCGCCCCGGTAACGGTGGCCGGGCAGACGCGTTCCAACATCGCGGTCGCGGAGCCCGACGGCACGCTCACGAAGATCAACGCGCCCGGTCCCGAACTCTCCGACGCCGAGCGGGAACTGCTGCTCGCCACCGTCGGCGAGCGGTCGCAGGGTGCCGACTGGATCGCCTGCTGCGGGAGCCTGCCGCGCGGCCTGAAGCCCTCCTGGTACGCGGATCTCGTGGCCCGGGCGCACGCGGCCGGCGCGCGCATCGCCCTGGACACGTCGGGACCCGCGCTGCTCGCCGCACTCGCCGAGCGCCCGGACGTCGTCAAGCCCAACGTCGAAGAGCTCGCCGAAGCGGTGGGCCGCCCCCTGGCCACGGTCGGCGACGCGGTCGAGGCCGCGGAGGAACTGCGGAAGGCGGGCGCCCACGCGGTCCTCGCCAGCCTCGGCGCCGACGGCCAGCTCCTGGTCGACGCGTCAGGCACGTACTTCGCGAGCGCCCCCGTCGCCGCCGTCCGCAGCAATGTGGGGGCCGGGGACTCCTCCCTCGCCGGTTTCCTGATCGCGGGCGGCTCCGGGCCCCGCGCCCTCGCCTCCGCCGTGGCCCACGGCGCGGCCGCGGCCCAGCTCCCCGGCAGCGCGATGCCGACCCCGGCGGACCTCGTGCCGGACGCGGTCACGGTAACGGCGGAGGTCCCGCTGACCCGCCCCCTGACGGAGCCGGCCCCATGA
- a CDS encoding L,D-transpeptidase has translation MAATALAAVGALTLTACGGDADAKDDKKGGNSAAAKGADIAISSKDGATDASINATGVKVKNGKLTDVKMTSVTSGAAVEGTISGDGSSWKPKAQLERGTKYKVTANAKDAKGNAATENATFTTVSTANSFIGTYAPDGGAKVGVGMPVSFNFDKAITEKKDVQSHITVTSDSGQKVVGHWFGNQRLDFRPEDYWKAGSKVTMKIDLDGVKGANGVTGVQNKTVTFTVGRAQVSTVDVQAKKMTVERDGKVIKSVPISAGSPSNPTYNGKMVISEKFTQTRMNGDTVGFGGEYDIKDVPHAMRLSSSGTFIHGNYWGSPSIFGSANTSHGCVGLQDARGAGDPGTQGAWFFNNSLIGDIVTVKGSPDKTIAPDNGLNGWNMSWSEWTAGSAS, from the coding sequence ATGGCCGCCACCGCGCTCGCCGCCGTGGGCGCGCTGACCCTCACGGCCTGCGGCGGCGACGCCGACGCCAAGGACGACAAGAAGGGCGGCAACTCGGCGGCCGCCAAGGGCGCCGACATCGCCATCTCGTCCAAGGACGGCGCTACCGATGCCTCGATCAACGCCACCGGCGTCAAGGTCAAGAACGGCAAGCTGACCGACGTGAAGATGACGTCGGTGACGTCCGGTGCCGCGGTCGAGGGCACCATCTCCGGCGACGGTTCCTCGTGGAAGCCGAAGGCGCAGCTGGAGCGCGGCACGAAGTACAAGGTGACGGCGAACGCCAAGGACGCCAAGGGCAACGCGGCGACCGAGAACGCGACGTTCACCACGGTCTCCACCGCCAACAGCTTCATCGGCACCTACGCGCCCGACGGCGGCGCCAAGGTCGGTGTCGGCATGCCGGTCTCCTTCAACTTCGACAAGGCGATCACGGAGAAGAAGGACGTCCAGTCGCACATCACGGTGACGTCCGACAGCGGCCAGAAGGTCGTCGGCCACTGGTTCGGCAACCAGCGCCTGGACTTCCGTCCCGAGGACTACTGGAAGGCCGGCTCCAAGGTCACCATGAAGATCGACCTGGACGGCGTGAAGGGTGCGAACGGCGTCACCGGCGTACAGAACAAGACGGTCACCTTCACCGTCGGCCGCGCGCAGGTCTCCACGGTCGACGTGCAGGCCAAGAAGATGACGGTCGAGCGCGACGGCAAGGTCATCAAGTCGGTCCCGATCTCCGCGGGCAGCCCGTCGAACCCGACGTACAACGGCAAGATGGTCATCTCGGAGAAGTTCACCCAGACCCGGATGAACGGTGACACGGTCGGCTTCGGCGGTGAGTACGACATCAAGGACGTGCCGCACGCCATGCGGCTGTCCTCGTCGGGCACCTTCATCCACGGCAACTACTGGGGCTCGCCCTCGATCTTCGGCAGCGCCAACACCAGCCACGGCTGCGTCGGCCTCCAGGACGCGCGCGGCGCGGGCGACCCCGGCACCCAGGGCGCCTGGTTCTTCAACAACTCCTTGATCGGCGACATCGTGACGGTCAAGGGCTCCCCCGACAAGACCATCGCCCCGGACAACGGCCTCAACGGCTGGAACATGTCCTGGAGCGAGTGGACGGCGGGCAGCGCGAGCTGA
- a CDS encoding fructose-specific PTS transporter subunit EIIC, which yields MSEMITADLVDLDLDLSAETKEAAARSLAARMVALGRVTDLEGFLADVAAREAQMPTGLDGGIGIPHCRSAHVTEPTLAFGRSARGIDFGAPDGPADLIFLIAAPAGADDAHLTILSSLARQLMDAEFTAALRSAEDATAAAALISGENAEPAAPEAPVAPEAPATPTAPAAPVGGGSGPDEPFRVVAVTSCPTGIAHTYMAAESLENAAREAGVEITVETQGSAGFTRLDPAVIAAADGVVFAHDVPVRDKDRFAGKPTVDVGVKAGINRSAELLAEVREKAARGETTAPAGPTPVDNAGDSGDGYGTKLRKWLMSGVSYMVPFVAAGGLLIALGFAIGGWKIDKAPSVAEHFIWTDHTSWAALLFQIGGLAFAFLVPVLAGYIAYGMADRPGLVPGFVGGSVAVTINAGFLGGLAAGLLAGAVVMGIQRVRIPTVLRGIMPVVVIPLISSAVVGFLMFLVVGKPIASLQSALTDWLEGLSGANAVILGVILGLMMCFDLGGPLNKVAYAFAVGGLAHPTDGSLKVMAAAMAAGMVPPLAMALATTVRGRLFTKTERENGKAAWFLGASFITEGAIPFAAADPLRVIPASMAGGAVTGALSMAFGCTLRAPHGGVFVVPLIGQPLLYLVAIAAGVCVSTAVVVLLKGARKTTPSGPAADESEPAEKRVAATV from the coding sequence ATGAGCGAGATGATCACGGCGGATCTGGTCGACCTCGACCTCGACCTGTCCGCCGAAACCAAGGAAGCCGCGGCCCGCTCCCTCGCCGCACGCATGGTGGCCCTCGGCCGGGTGACCGACCTCGAAGGGTTCCTGGCCGACGTGGCGGCCCGCGAGGCGCAGATGCCGACCGGCCTCGACGGCGGCATCGGCATCCCGCACTGCCGCAGCGCCCACGTCACCGAGCCGACCCTCGCCTTCGGCCGCTCGGCACGCGGCATCGACTTCGGCGCGCCGGACGGCCCCGCGGACCTGATCTTCCTGATCGCCGCCCCGGCGGGCGCGGACGACGCCCACCTGACGATCCTGTCGTCGCTGGCCCGGCAGCTGATGGACGCGGAGTTCACGGCGGCGCTGCGGTCGGCGGAGGACGCGACCGCGGCGGCGGCCCTGATCAGCGGCGAGAACGCCGAACCCGCTGCTCCCGAAGCCCCCGTCGCTCCCGAAGCCCCCGCTACCCCCACTGCCCCCGCTGCCCCCGTGGGCGGTGGGTCCGGGCCTGACGAGCCCTTCCGCGTCGTAGCCGTCACCTCGTGCCCCACCGGCATCGCCCACACCTACATGGCCGCCGAGTCGCTGGAGAACGCCGCGCGCGAGGCGGGCGTGGAGATCACCGTCGAGACGCAGGGCTCGGCGGGCTTCACCCGGCTCGACCCCGCGGTGATCGCCGCCGCGGACGGCGTCGTGTTCGCCCACGACGTCCCCGTACGCGACAAGGATCGTTTCGCCGGGAAGCCCACCGTCGACGTGGGCGTGAAGGCAGGCATCAACCGGTCCGCCGAACTCCTCGCCGAGGTACGGGAGAAGGCCGCCCGAGGCGAGACGACCGCCCCCGCGGGCCCCACCCCCGTCGACAACGCCGGGGACAGCGGCGACGGCTACGGCACCAAGCTCCGCAAGTGGCTCATGTCCGGCGTCAGTTACATGGTCCCCTTCGTCGCGGCGGGCGGCCTTCTCATCGCGCTCGGCTTCGCCATCGGCGGCTGGAAGATCGACAAGGCGCCGTCGGTCGCCGAGCACTTCATCTGGACGGACCACACCAGCTGGGCCGCGCTGCTCTTCCAGATCGGCGGGCTCGCCTTCGCCTTCCTCGTCCCGGTCCTCGCGGGCTACATCGCGTACGGGATGGCCGACCGGCCCGGCCTGGTCCCCGGCTTCGTCGGCGGTTCGGTCGCCGTCACCATCAACGCGGGCTTCCTCGGCGGTCTCGCCGCGGGCCTGCTCGCGGGCGCCGTCGTCATGGGCATCCAGCGGGTCCGCATCCCCACCGTGCTGCGCGGCATCATGCCGGTCGTGGTGATCCCGCTGATCTCATCGGCGGTGGTCGGCTTCCTGATGTTCCTCGTCGTCGGCAAGCCCATCGCCTCGCTGCAGAGCGCGCTGACGGACTGGCTGGAGGGCCTCTCCGGGGCCAACGCGGTCATCCTGGGCGTCATCCTCGGCCTGATGATGTGCTTCGACCTCGGCGGTCCGCTGAACAAGGTGGCCTACGCCTTCGCGGTCGGCGGCCTCGCCCACCCGACCGACGGCAGCCTGAAGGTCATGGCCGCCGCGATGGCGGCCGGCATGGTCCCGCCGCTCGCCATGGCCCTCGCCACGACGGTCCGCGGCCGCCTCTTCACCAAGACCGAGCGCGAGAACGGCAAGGCGGCCTGGTTCCTCGGCGCCTCCTTCATCACGGAGGGCGCGATCCCGTTCGCGGCGGCCGACCCGCTGCGCGTCATCCCCGCGTCGATGGCGGGCGGCGCGGTCACCGGAGCGCTCTCGATGGCGTTCGGCTGCACGCTGCGCGCCCCGCACGGTGGCGTCTTCGTGGTCCCGCTGATCGGCCAGCCCCTGCTCTACCTGGTCGCGATCGCCGCGGGAGTCTGTGTCTCGACGGCCGTGGTGGTCCTGCTCAAGGGCGCCAGGAAGACGACGCCGTCGGGACCGGCGGCCGACGAGTCGGAGCCCGCGGAGAAGCGGGTGGCGGCGACGGTCTGA
- a CDS encoding DUF6227 family protein, whose translation MSVPYDTAYEPPESPEPHSPEEHLERLLGRAMNSFDLPDEVLVRLGTALAHDSALHSAHHSSGLHRETFRHTWLLADASVLTLWELVHNTAPGSAPTHELYADEEEAGVATSRLPLPPDPPSCGRPVLLDLPADSEPRHVYVPDDSADHARRLLRRAENPDGDRPGKSVVRLLRAAFAHQITQAFGRPRLAGEVRMCFSLYEHAFLLFDGGETSLWEVEHTLTPDGRHMCEVYDTEEAARAAMERRALAWTRDRRARS comes from the coding sequence TTGAGCGTTCCGTACGACACTGCGTACGAGCCACCCGAGTCGCCCGAGCCACACTCTCCGGAGGAGCATCTCGAGCGACTCCTCGGCCGTGCAATGAACTCCTTCGACCTGCCGGACGAGGTGCTGGTCCGGCTCGGCACCGCACTCGCCCACGACAGCGCGCTGCACTCCGCGCACCACAGCTCGGGGCTGCACCGCGAGACGTTCAGACACACCTGGCTGCTCGCCGACGCGTCCGTGCTCACGCTCTGGGAGCTCGTCCACAACACCGCGCCGGGCAGCGCCCCGACGCACGAGCTCTACGCCGACGAGGAGGAGGCGGGCGTCGCCACCTCGCGCCTGCCGCTGCCGCCCGACCCGCCCTCGTGCGGCCGGCCCGTGCTGCTCGACCTCCCCGCCGACTCCGAGCCCCGCCACGTGTACGTTCCCGACGACTCCGCGGACCACGCGCGCCGACTCCTGCGCCGCGCGGAGAACCCGGACGGCGACCGGCCCGGGAAGAGCGTCGTGCGGCTGCTCCGTGCCGCGTTCGCGCACCAGATCACGCAGGCCTTCGGCCGTCCGCGGCTGGCCGGGGAGGTGCGCATGTGCTTCTCGCTCTACGAGCACGCGTTCCTGCTCTTCGACGGCGGCGAGACCAGCCTGTGGGAGGTCGAGCACACGCTCACGCCCGACGGGCGGCACATGTGCGAGGTGTACGACACCGAGGAGGCGGCCCGCGCCGCGATGGAGCGCAGGGCCCTCGCTTGGACCCGGGACCGCCGGGCGCGGAGCTAG